One genomic window of Bartonella sp. HY038 includes the following:
- the argF gene encoding ornithine carbamoyltransferase: protein MVDNIRSFTDLSAFSGEGLRAILDDAKFMKAELKAGRRTKPLAEKVLAMIFEKPSTRTRISFDVGMRQLGGETLMLTGSEMQLGHSETIADTAQVISRFVDIIMIRTTTHDRMLEMAQYAGVPVINGLTDDTHPCQILADIMTFEEHRGPVEGKTFAWMGDGNNVLHSLIEAATLLKFKLRIATPEGSEPQQKFVDWALERGCDIELTRDAQKAATDADCIVTDTWVSMGQEFRARENEIFMPYQVNEALMALAKPDALFMHCLPAHRGEEVVDGVIDGPHSVVFDEAENRLHAQKAIIKWCMES, encoded by the coding sequence ATGGTTGATAATATTCGTAGCTTTACCGATCTTTCCGCTTTTTCCGGGGAGGGTTTACGCGCTATTTTAGATGATGCCAAATTTATGAAGGCTGAATTAAAGGCAGGCCGCCGTACAAAACCTTTGGCAGAAAAAGTTTTGGCAATGATTTTTGAAAAGCCGTCAACGCGTACCCGAATTTCTTTTGATGTTGGCATGCGGCAATTGGGCGGTGAGACTTTGATGTTAACCGGTTCTGAAATGCAGTTAGGCCATAGTGAAACCATTGCAGATACAGCGCAAGTTATTTCACGTTTTGTTGATATCATCATGATCCGCACAACGACACATGATCGTATGCTGGAAATGGCTCAATATGCAGGCGTTCCTGTTATTAATGGCTTGACTGATGATACCCATCCTTGCCAAATTCTGGCTGATATCATGACCTTTGAAGAACATCGTGGCCCAGTTGAAGGGAAGACCTTTGCTTGGATGGGCGATGGTAATAATGTTCTTCACTCCTTGATTGAAGCGGCAACACTTCTTAAATTCAAGCTGCGCATAGCAACGCCAGAGGGAAGCGAACCACAGCAAAAATTTGTGGATTGGGCCTTGGAGCGCGGCTGCGATATTGAGTTGACAAGAGATGCACAAAAAGCGGCAACAGATGCAGATTGCATCGTAACCGATACTTGGGTTTCCATGGGGCAAGAGTTTCGTGCTCGTGAAAATGAAATCTTCATGCCTTATCAAGTCAATGAAGCTTTGATGGCGCTTGCCAAACCTGATGCATTATTTATGCATTGTTTGCCAGCCCATCGTGGTGAAGAAGTCGTTGATGGTGTGATTGACGGTCCTCATTCTGTTGTTTTTGATGAAGCAGAAAACCGTTTGCACGCACAAAAAGCCATTATAAAATGGTGTATGGAGTCATAA